The window TTCGATGTTGTAAAACAAAGCTCGTTTTCATATGGAAAAAGTACGTTTCTAATTAGACCAAAGAAAATCCCTGAGTCTGTTGTATCGCTTGCATCAGTTTGTACCGCAGACGTTCTTTAGTTTTGTACCTGGGCAGGTCCAATAAGTTGAAACAAGTATGGGCGACAGGGAGGAACTTGTCGTCTGTAGTTGGTTGGATCGCGATCTGAAAAAAGATTGGAATTCTTAACAGAAAATTATATGGCGAACAGTAAATTTTATACCAGACGACAAAAATTACGTTTTACTTCTGATGAAGTGTTGAATGCGCCGGtgtaaatctttttaaattacaacaaaatagGTATAAACTCTAATGAAATTGTCAAAATAGCGTTTACATTTCGATAGTTGAACTGCGAGGTGTAAATATtcaactaaataataaaaattatgccTGCCTTTTGACGAAATAATAAAAGCGCTAGtgtaaatttttgaacaaagcTCAGACAAAACGGTAAAAACACCGCCTAAATTTGTAATTGGATGTTACCTTCATGGCTTTCATTCCCTGAATGGGTATCCTATAAGTTCCTgtcaaaaacatcaaaaattttttcttatcttcCAAAGACATCTCATGTAGAACTTCCCAAAAGTATCTAAAACATCATAACCCGGGAATTATAATTCAAATAACCTTTGCAAAGTACCTTATCGTCGGATCAGATGATTTGTATCCGCTTTTGTACTCCGCTACTTCTTCCAAAACGTGCCAATCGTAATCTTCGTTTCCTACTACAATGGACATCAGTTCATGTGCATGGAAAAGCAGCAATACCCTGCCCCCACAAACTTTCATGAAACCATCACGGAAGGCGTTATATTGACATTCCACTGAATATCTGAATATATAATCCAGGTACAAAGAAACGTATTCCTTTCTAAACCAACACAAATTCATGAATATCAATCCAAAAGATCTTAGACTGAATCAGTACTTATTTTCTTGGGTGACCGGAATATTAGATCCATTAGGTTTCAGTTCCATGGTGACCATTTTGCCGTAAAAATCTCTgttaatatcaaaaaaaagACCGAAAACATCTTCCAAATCGTCACCGTCGTACTCGAGCACGCTTTTAAGGGAATTTGCCATGGAAGGCGATAAGTCGTTTAAATCTTTCAGCCCTACTGGCTCATGTAGGAGCTTTTTATAAAGGGCGAGCGGAAAAGGGATGTCTATAATCGTGAAGTTATAAATGGCCAGTCCGCAGATCATTCCTGGCAAAATAGTTTTTCCGTAAAAAGGCATTACTCTTTATAAACCTTACCAATAAGAAAATAGACATTAGTCTCCTCTAAGGGACTTTCTGAGAACCAAATTGCCCGGGTTTCCTCATATTCTTTGAACATTCCATACTTCGGATCCAGAATTTCTCTTAATAAAAGCATGAAAAATTCTTTGGTCACACCTCCCGCATCTTCCGCTTCTTCACCACAAAATTTGatcttgaaaataatggtTGAATTTACTTGACCATTTTagggtaaataataaaataccttcaatggtttttttaaatcattagaGCTAACTCTACTGAGTTCCCTTAAAGTGTCTTCCACAATATGCTCTCTTGTAACATTTAGCATTAAAAACTGATTGATTGAAATCCTTCCTGGATTTACCATGGCAGCGACAACTGCCTGGTGAGCAGCGCTTTGCATCGCATTTTGCATCTAAAATGTGGCTGTAAGTATATCCAATGAGGAAAAAGTAAAGCAGCTTACTTGTAACGATTGATCAGTCTCTAGCAACTTTAATTTAGCATGAGTATCAAATAGGAATGGATAGTTACACAAAAAGGGTGTTCGAATCTAAAATATCAGTGTTATAGATATATTCCAATTCTTTCAAGATTCTTACATCACTATCAGTTAGCCACAAAACATAGTCGACTCGAACATCTACATAGTCATGTAGCTCGtgtatttggaaaatttcgtAAGAAACTATCAAACCGTCCACGCTACGATTCAGGTTGCTCAAATACCCCATTAAGTCTAACATTGTCACTAAAGCGGCATCATAGAAGACGGTCTAAAACAtttatatgttaattttcGGTTCAAAGTAACGTTCAAACCTCTTACTCTGCCTTGCGGGATTCTTTGATTCATCAAAATGTAACTGAcaacgtttttgaaaatattcacaaGCTTCTCAAAATAATCCGGCTGCATCATAGCCCACCAACCACCTACTACCTTATGTGCCGGTTGCTTTAAATTCAGAACCCCACTGGCGAAGGGTTTTTGTAGTTTCAGGTACTGTTTTGGATTATTGAATTCGTGGTAGAGGGGCAGTATTAGGTATATTCTAAGGGACTCCACGTCAGGGGGGTTTGGAGTTAATTGGTTTAATACGTCTTCGGTTAAACCAGTTAAAATCTGAACCAAGGGTAGGAAAAAACACAGAAAAGCAATTGTCACTATTAGTTTTGACGACACTGCCACTCAGCAACTTACCAAAGTCTGTATTGTCTCATTTTCAATCTTCGCTATAACATCGAACGTTTGCTCGGCTACTTTCACATCAACTCCATGATGTTTACTAGTGCAGTAATAGTGCTTGTCATCTTCCAGTAGAAATGATGCGTTAAGACATGAAAGACTTTTAAAGGCCGTCTCCAGAAAACTGATAACTTCTTGATCCACCTGCCCGTTAAGGGGAATACGCAGCAGAGTTTTAACATAGCTATTGGTAATAGtaagtatttgtttttgcGGATCGTGATCTCTACAATCATAGGGAGATACTTTACGATCCTGAGGTATAACTGACACAAAACAATGGTCTCCCCctgaaataattttggaaaaatgcgACAAATTTTGGCGAAGGAGCGTTTTGTACCAGCAAATATTCGGTGAATGACTAGATTACGATCGTTTTTATTGTCTGGGGGTACAAGACAACTCCCACCAGGCGATATCCATGGGCCTAGAACAGCTTGGGGTGTGCAGGCACTATTAGTTTTCCTCACGCCCAATTGCCCGGATCCCCCGATACCGAAACTGTACACTCTACCCCTGGAAGGCACGAAAGATAGACAATGCTGCCTGCCGCATGCAATTTGGGTGATTGTGGAACCCATTAGTTCTATAACCTGAAATAGTTActgcataaaaaaaatctggtaaTAGTGAAAGGCAATTGATAAACTCACTTGTTTaggtaaaatttcattactattATTTCCATGGCCCAACTGACCATACATACCAGCACCACAAGTAAAAACTCCCCCATCTAGTGTCAAGAAAGCAGAGAATTCTTCTCCACATGCTATATATCTAACTCGTAAGTTCCTAAGAGTCCTCAATTGCGTAggatatattttgttttgcgtATCATTCAACCCTAATTGTCCTTTAGTGTTTTTAcctatataatatttattatttgtgtcAAAAGGGGTTTAAGATACGCACCCCACCCATATACAGCTCCAGATTTGGAAAGTGCGAACGTATGATTTGCACCGCACGTTATGAGCACAATGGGAATGCCTCTTAATGAAATTACAGGCTTAGGTACTGTTTCACTGGAGCTGGATACCCCTAAACCAAGTTGACCAAAATTGTTGGCTCCCCATGCTAATATGTCACCATCTAgcaaagaaaattgttttaccAAAACACAGTCTAAATAGCATGATTTGGAAATGCTGAAgacataataattgttatttgaaTTGAGCTAATGGTGTGCTAATTTCTGCTGCTAACTTACTATTAGTTAAGGCAATAGTATGTCTTTGACCGCAAGCCAACTGTACAACATGTTGTGAAGCGAGGGTTCTGATGATTTTGGGCACTGGCTGGATATTTTCTCCCAACTGTAAACCCAACTGTCCGTGGAAATCAGAACCCCACGAGAACACCTGACCCCACTGGTTCAAGGCCGCTGAATGGGTTGCCCCACAGGCCACATGTGTGATATTGTAGGCATCCAGGCCAGTTACTAATTCTGATTGTAATAATTGCAGCAGTTAATATTCAGGGTTGATAAAGtgtaataattgttaatagAAGCAACCAATTGAGGTGgtgttagaaaattttatgtgaGTTTCTTTGTGatgcacaatttttttaagttaaaatatcTGAGGTGTTCctcatttttatattgaagTAAGTTCTTCTGAATAAGCTACAAATGAAGTGATTGCTTACTGTTATTATACATAAATTAGTTCCAATCCTCCCCAGTTG of the Euwallacea similis isolate ESF13 chromosome 8, ESF131.1, whole genome shotgun sequence genome contains:
- the Herc4 gene encoding probable E3 ubiquitin-protein ligase HERC4 isoform X1 — encoded protein: MYAWGSTIHGELGLGGIEEEHILTPRMLDWYLASKVIGCALGDNHTLFLTNEGKVYSCGNNDYGQLGHDQPRKRPRMSLFKLVTGLDAYNITHVACGATHSAALNQWGQVFSWGSDFHGQLGLQLGENIQPVPKIIRTLASQHVVQLACGQRHTIALTNNGDILAWGANNFGQLGLGVSSSSETVPKPVISLRGIPIVLITCGANHTFALSKSGAVYGWGKNTKGQLGLNDTQNKIYPTQLRTLRNLRVRYIACGEEFSAFLTLDGGVFTCGAGMYGQLGHGNNSNEILPKQVIELMGSTITQIACGRQHCLSFVPSRGRVYSFGIGGSGQLGVRKTNSACTPQAVLGPWISPGGSCLVPPDNKNDRNLVIHRIFAGGDHCFVSVIPQDRKVSPYDCRDHDPQKQILTITNSYVKTLLRIPLNGQVDQEVISFLETAFKSLSCLNASFLLEDDKHYYCTSKHHGVDVKVAEQTFDVIAKIENETIQTLILTGLTEDVLNQLTPNPPDVESLRIYLILPLYHEFNNPKQYLKLQKPFASGVLNLKQPAHKVVGGWWAMMQPDYFEKLVNIFKNVVSYILMNQRIPQGRTVFYDAALVTMLDLMGYLSNLNRSVDGLIVSYEIFQIHELHDYVDVRVDYVLWLTDSDIRTPFLCNYPFLFDTHAKLKLLETDQSLQMQNAMQSAAHQAVVAAMVNPGRISINQFLMLNVTREHIVEDTLRELSRVSSNDLKKPLKIKFCGEEAEDAGGVTKEFFMLLLREILDPKYGMFKEYEETRAIWFSESPLEETNVYFLIGMICGLAIYNFTIIDIPFPLALYKKLLHEPVGLKDLNDLSPSMANSLKSVLEYDGDDLEDVFGLFFDINRDFYGKMVTMELKPNGSNIPVTQENKKEYVSLYLDYIFRYSVECQYNAFRDGFMKVCGGRVLLLFHAHELMSIVVGNEDYDWHVLEEVAEYKSGYKSSDPTIRYFWEVLHEMSLEDKKKFLMFLTGTYRIPIQGMKAMKIAIQPTTDDKFLPVAHTCFNLLDLPRYKTKERLRYKLMQAIQQTQGFSLV
- the Herc4 gene encoding probable E3 ubiquitin-protein ligase HERC4 isoform X2; amino-acid sequence: MYAWGSTIHGELGLGGIEEEHILTPRMLDWYLASKVIGCALGDNHTLFLTNEGKVYSCGNNDYGQLGHDQPRKRPQLVTGLDAYNITHVACGATHSAALNQWGQVFSWGSDFHGQLGLQLGENIQPVPKIIRTLASQHVVQLACGQRHTIALTNNGDILAWGANNFGQLGLGVSSSSETVPKPVISLRGIPIVLITCGANHTFALSKSGAVYGWGKNTKGQLGLNDTQNKIYPTQLRTLRNLRVRYIACGEEFSAFLTLDGGVFTCGAGMYGQLGHGNNSNEILPKQVIELMGSTITQIACGRQHCLSFVPSRGRVYSFGIGGSGQLGVRKTNSACTPQAVLGPWISPGGSCLVPPDNKNDRNLVIHRIFAGGDHCFVSVIPQDRKVSPYDCRDHDPQKQILTITNSYVKTLLRIPLNGQVDQEVISFLETAFKSLSCLNASFLLEDDKHYYCTSKHHGVDVKVAEQTFDVIAKIENETIQTLILTGLTEDVLNQLTPNPPDVESLRIYLILPLYHEFNNPKQYLKLQKPFASGVLNLKQPAHKVVGGWWAMMQPDYFEKLVNIFKNVVSYILMNQRIPQGRTVFYDAALVTMLDLMGYLSNLNRSVDGLIVSYEIFQIHELHDYVDVRVDYVLWLTDSDIRTPFLCNYPFLFDTHAKLKLLETDQSLQMQNAMQSAAHQAVVAAMVNPGRISINQFLMLNVTREHIVEDTLRELSRVSSNDLKKPLKIKFCGEEAEDAGGVTKEFFMLLLREILDPKYGMFKEYEETRAIWFSESPLEETNVYFLIGMICGLAIYNFTIIDIPFPLALYKKLLHEPVGLKDLNDLSPSMANSLKSVLEYDGDDLEDVFGLFFDINRDFYGKMVTMELKPNGSNIPVTQENKKEYVSLYLDYIFRYSVECQYNAFRDGFMKVCGGRVLLLFHAHELMSIVVGNEDYDWHVLEEVAEYKSGYKSSDPTIRYFWEVLHEMSLEDKKKFLMFLTGTYRIPIQGMKAMKIAIQPTTDDKFLPVAHTCFNLLDLPRYKTKERLRYKLMQAIQQTQGFSLV